The Stappia sp. genome window below encodes:
- the rpsP gene encoding 30S ribosomal protein S16 produces MALKIRLARGGAKKRPFYRIVIADVRSPRDGRFIEKVGVYNPMLPKDDENRISIDIERVQHWLQHGAKPTDRVLRFLDAAGVATRAPRNNPKKAEPGAKAKERLEARQQAAEEAAAAAAEGGEEAAAE; encoded by the coding sequence ATGGCTTTGAAAATCCGTCTTGCCCGCGGTGGCGCCAAGAAGCGTCCGTTCTACCGCATCGTGATCGCCGACGTGCGCTCGCCGCGCGACGGCCGGTTCATCGAGAAGGTCGGCGTCTACAACCCGATGCTGCCGAAGGACGACGAGAACCGCATCTCGATCGACATCGAGCGCGTTCAGCATTGGCTGCAGCATGGCGCCAAGCCGACCGACCGCGTCCTGCGCTTCCTCGATGCCGCCGGCGTCGCGACGCGCGCGCCGCGCAACAACCCGAAGAAGGCCGAGCCGGGCGCGAAGGCCAAGGAGCGACTGGAAGCGCGTCAGCAGGCCGCCGAGGAAGCCGCCGCTGCCGCCGCCGAGGGTGGCGAGGAAGCCGCGGCCGAGTAA
- a CDS encoding chorismate mutase → MLDPASEALGELGRLRASIDNIDAALVHMLAERFKCTQKVGVLKATHDLPPADPAREERQIARLRALARDADLDPDFAEKFLNFIVKDVIRHHEAIRR, encoded by the coding sequence CTGCTCGATCCCGCCTCCGAGGCGCTGGGCGAGCTTGGCCGACTGCGCGCCTCGATCGACAACATCGACGCCGCGCTCGTCCACATGCTGGCCGAACGCTTCAAGTGCACGCAGAAGGTCGGCGTGCTGAAGGCGACCCACGATCTTCCGCCCGCCGATCCGGCGCGCGAGGAGCGACAGATCGCACGGCTGCGGGCGCTTGCCCGCGATGCCGATCTCGACCCCGATTTCGCGGAGAAATTCCTGAACTTCATCGTGAAGGATGTCATCCGCCACCACGAAGCCATTCGCCGATAA